One part of the Parasphingorhabdus sp. SCSIO 66989 genome encodes these proteins:
- a CDS encoding glycine--tRNA ligase subunit alpha, whose protein sequence is MADPTPLSFQEIILTLHAYWAKQGCVILQPYDMEMGAGTFHPATTLRALGPEPWNAAFVQPCRRPTDGRYGENPNRLQHYYQYQVILKPSPSDIQQLYLDSLTAIGIDPLLHDIRFVEDDWESPTLGAWGLGWEVWCDGMEVTQFTYFQQMGGYDCKPVAGELTYGLERLAMYIQGVDSVYDLTFNDATAEHKPTSYGDVFLENERQMSTWNFEVAETEALFDLFKKATAECENCLEKQLPLPAYEQAIKASHIFNLLQARGVISVAERQAYMGRVRDLARGSCEAHMAKEKDRWAEQYPGWSV, encoded by the coding sequence GTGGCCGATCCTACGCCGCTCAGTTTTCAGGAAATCATCCTCACCCTCCACGCCTATTGGGCCAAGCAGGGCTGTGTCATCCTGCAGCCCTATGATATGGAGATGGGCGCAGGGACGTTCCACCCGGCAACGACTTTGCGCGCGCTGGGGCCGGAGCCCTGGAATGCCGCTTTTGTGCAACCCTGTCGCCGCCCGACCGATGGCCGCTATGGCGAGAACCCCAACCGGTTGCAGCATTATTATCAATATCAGGTGATATTGAAGCCGTCGCCTTCGGACATCCAGCAGCTTTATCTCGATAGCCTCACCGCCATCGGTATTGATCCGCTGCTGCACGATATCCGCTTTGTCGAGGATGACTGGGAAAGTCCGACACTCGGTGCGTGGGGGCTGGGCTGGGAGGTCTGGTGCGACGGCATGGAGGTGACGCAATTCACCTATTTCCAGCAAATGGGCGGCTATGATTGCAAGCCGGTTGCAGGCGAGCTGACTTACGGCCTGGAGCGGCTGGCGATGTATATTCAGGGCGTCGACAGCGTTTATGACCTGACCTTCAACGACGCCACCGCCGAGCATAAACCGACCAGCTATGGCGATGTCTTCCTCGAAAACGAACGCCAGATGAGCACCTGGAATTTTGAGGTGGCGGAGACCGAGGCGCTGTTTGACCTGTTCAAGAAAGCCACCGCTGAATGCGAGAATTGTCTGGAGAAACAACTGCCACTTCCGGCTTATGAGCAAGCGATCAAGGCCAGCCACATCTTCAACCTGTTGCAGGCGCGTGGGGTGATTTCGGTCGCTGAACGCCAAGCCTATATGGGCCGCGTCCGCGATCTCGCCCGCGGTTCGTGCGAGGCGCATATGGCCAAGGAGAAGGACCGCTGGGCCGAGCAATATCCGGGGTGGTCGGTGTGA
- a CDS encoding glycine--tRNA ligase subunit beta, with translation MTDFLLELLSEEIPARMQAKARADLERLFTAQLAEAGLKSESITTYSTPRRLALIAHGLPDQTQAVHDEVKGPPEGAPDQAVDGFCRKNGVSRDQLEVREVKGRATYFAVINTPGRATSDVLAEAIPAIIHAFPWPKSMRWGKASISTESLRWVRPLQGIIALFGSDVVACEVDGIKADRVTVGHRFHYGASPASLVEGLADMIPLERIAASSSTHSDIPLITINSADDYAESLRGGHVIVDHEERQNIIRDGAAKAAADAGLVLVEDEGLVIENAGLTEWPVPLLGRYDEAFLDVPEEVIQLTARVNQKYFICRYTPRNGAGDHAQHGGGAQAANTAPENNPSPNPSRKREGKLAPAFVCTANIDASDGGKAVVAGNEKVLAARLADAKFFWELDQKTPLAVHAEKLKDIVFHEKLGTVADKVERVAKLARWLCEEGIVSSPLPFRGGAGGGGVPQAQRPEDSPHPNPSPEGEGLSSAQLATLAEQAARLCKADLVTEMVGEFPELQGLMGGYYAEKEGLDPQVAAAIRDHYKPVGQGDDVPTAPVTVAVSLADKLDTLVTFFAIDEKPTGSKDPFALRRASLGVLRLLESGGLRISLSPLIERVFGGLCEWPDNYRELSYTTFDVDDGSVTNFSSKSITLEQLPEHKSVILELRYGAEETGRRAMEGLSTSQRAKILPLITVQSETVEFLADRLKVQQREAGVRHDLIDAVFALGQETNEREDDLVRLLARVKALQGFVETEDGANLLAGYKRAANILKKETPNDVTPAKAGVQGDKEPVAQDALDSRLRGNDSDMGLDALSYTPEPAEAALISALTEAKPAAAKAVEEERFEDAMTALASLRAPIDAFFDTVTVNDENADKRAARLALLADIRNTIHTVADFSKIEG, from the coding sequence GTGACCGATTTCCTCCTCGAACTGCTCTCCGAAGAAATCCCGGCGCGGATGCAGGCCAAGGCGCGGGCGGATCTTGAGCGGCTGTTCACCGCGCAACTCGCCGAGGCCGGGCTTAAGTCCGAGAGCATCACCACCTATTCGACACCGCGACGGCTGGCATTGATAGCGCATGGCCTGCCTGATCAAACCCAAGCGGTGCATGATGAGGTGAAGGGCCCACCCGAAGGTGCGCCGGATCAGGCGGTGGATGGTTTTTGCCGCAAGAACGGCGTTTCCCGCGATCAGTTGGAAGTACGCGAGGTAAAGGGGCGTGCGACCTATTTCGCCGTCATCAACACCCCGGGCCGTGCCACCAGCGATGTGCTGGCCGAGGCGATCCCGGCGATCATCCACGCTTTCCCATGGCCGAAATCGATGCGCTGGGGCAAGGCCAGCATCAGCACCGAAAGCCTGCGCTGGGTGCGGCCATTGCAGGGCATTATCGCACTGTTCGGCAGCGATGTGGTCGCGTGTGAAGTCGATGGCATCAAGGCAGACCGTGTGACCGTCGGCCACCGCTTCCATTATGGCGCGTCCCCGGCAAGCCTTGTCGAGGGTTTGGCCGATATGATCCCGCTGGAGCGCATCGCGGCGAGCAGTTCGACGCATAGCGATATCCCGCTGATCACCATCAACAGCGCCGATGATTATGCCGAAAGCCTGCGCGGCGGGCATGTGATTGTCGATCATGAAGAGCGGCAGAATATCATCCGCGACGGCGCGGCCAAAGCGGCGGCGGATGCCGGTCTGGTGCTGGTCGAGGATGAGGGGCTGGTGATCGAGAATGCCGGCCTCACCGAATGGCCGGTGCCGCTGCTCGGGCGCTATGATGAGGCGTTCCTCGATGTGCCCGAAGAGGTGATCCAGCTGACGGCGCGGGTGAACCAGAAATATTTTATCTGCCGCTATACTCCCCGGAACGGGGCGGGGGACCATGCGCAGCATGGTGGAGGGGCACAGGCCGCAAACACAGCGCCTGAAAACAATCCTTCCCCTAACCCCTCCCGCAAGCGGGAGGGCAAGCTGGCCCCGGCCTTTGTCTGCACCGCCAATATCGACGCCAGCGATGGCGGCAAGGCGGTGGTCGCGGGCAATGAAAAGGTGCTTGCGGCGCGGCTCGCCGATGCGAAATTCTTCTGGGAACTCGACCAGAAAACGCCGCTGGCGGTTCATGCCGAGAAGCTGAAAGATATCGTCTTCCACGAAAAGCTGGGCACCGTCGCCGACAAGGTGGAACGCGTCGCCAAGCTGGCGCGCTGGTTGTGTGAGGAGGGTATCGTATCTTCACCCCTCCCCTTCAGGGGAGGGGCCGGGGGTGGGGGCGTTCCACAAGCGCAGCGCCCAGAAGACAGCCCCCACCCCAACCCCTCCCCTGAAGGGGAGGGGCTAAGTAGCGCGCAACTCGCCACCCTCGCCGAACAGGCGGCCAGGCTGTGCAAGGCCGATCTGGTTACCGAGATGGTCGGCGAATTCCCGGAATTACAGGGCCTTATGGGCGGTTATTATGCCGAGAAGGAAGGTCTCGACCCGCAAGTCGCCGCCGCCATCCGCGATCATTACAAGCCGGTCGGGCAGGGTGATGACGTGCCGACTGCACCGGTGACGGTGGCGGTGAGTTTGGCGGATAAGTTGGATACGCTTGTTACGTTCTTCGCCATTGATGAGAAGCCAACAGGATCAAAGGATCCGTTCGCGCTTCGACGAGCATCGCTAGGGGTATTGCGACTGCTGGAATCAGGCGGACTTAGAATTTCTTTGTCTCCTCTAATTGAACGAGTCTTTGGCGGCCTTTGCGAATGGCCAGACAACTATCGTGAGCTATCATATACAACCTTTGATGTTGACGATGGAAGCGTCACTAACTTCTCATCGAAATCAATTACTCTTGAACAGCTCCCGGAGCATAAGTCTGTTATATTAGAGTTGCGCTATGGGGCGGAGGAGACCGGACGCAGGGCTATGGAAGGACTATCCACTAGCCAGCGCGCAAAAATTTTACCTTTGATAACCGTGCAAAGCGAAACCGTGGAGTTCCTCGCCGATCGCCTCAAAGTCCAGCAACGCGAGGCCGGTGTTCGTCATGATCTGATCGACGCCGTGTTTGCGCTTGGCCAAGAAACTAATGAACGCGAGGATGATCTGGTCCGCCTGCTCGCTCGGGTGAAGGCATTGCAGGGCTTTGTCGAAACCGAAGACGGGGCCAATTTGCTCGCTGGCTATAAGCGCGCGGCGAATATTTTGAAGAAAGAAACCCCCAATGATGTCACCCCCGCGAAGGCGGGGGTCCAGGGCGACAAAGAACCAGTGGCGCAAGATGCTCTGGATTCCCGCCTTCGCGGGAATGACAGTGATATGGGTTTGGATGCTCTGTCCTACACCCCCGAACCCGCCGAAGCCGCGCTTATCTCCGCACTCACCGAAGCCAAGCCCGCTGCGGCTAAGGCCGTCGAAGAAGAACGCTTTGAAGACGCCATGACCGCACTGGCATCGCTCCGCGCGCCGATCGACGCATTTTTCGATACCGTTACCGTCAATGACGAGAATGCGGATAAACGCGCTGCACGGCTGGCTTTGCTGGCGGATATTCGCAATACCATTCACACTGTTGCCGATTTCTCGAAGATTGAAGGATAA
- the ppdK gene encoding pyruvate, phosphate dikinase, whose amino-acid sequence MTQYVYKFGGGVAEGSADDRNLLGGKGANLAEMAAIGLPVPPGFTISTEMCTRYYDDGERFPESLKADVAAGVKHIEAITGKSFGGADDPLLVSVRSGARVSMPGMMDTVLNLGLNDATVAGLASISGDERFAWDSYRRFIQMYSDVVLGLEHDLFEEALEIIKEDNGFFLDTEMESSHWQALVGEYKEIVEREWGKPFPQDAEEQLWGAISAVFGSWQSERAKVYRRLNDIPADWGTAVNVQAMVFGNMGETSATGVAFTRNPSDGTHAYYGEWLVNAQGEDVVAGIRTPQYLTKAAREEAGAKPLSMEEAMPETYAELARVFDLLEAHYRDMQDIEFTVERGQLWMLQTRSGKRTAKAALKIAVDMAGEGLISEQEAVLRVDPMALDQLLHPTLDPDAARDVLTNGLPASPGAASGVIVFDADTAERRNEMGDSVILVRVETSPEDIHGMHAAKGILTARGGMTSHAAVVARGMGRPCVSGAGGLTIDAKAGTLTITGREFREGDVLTIDGSTGEVMAGEVPTIQPELVGDFGTLMGWADKVRRLAVRTNAETPLDCQTARDFGAEGIGLCRTEHMFFDSARITAVRQMILAENEEGRRAALAKLLPEQRADFARIFEIMVGLPVTIRLLDPPLHEFLPHGEAEFAEVAEAADVGVETLKRRVAELHEFNPMLGHRGCRLGVTYPEIYEMQARAIFEAACDVAEASGEAPIPEVMIPLVATRKELALMRDVVDSTAKAVFAEKGREIAYLVGTMIELPRAALMADHIANEGEFFSFGTNDLTQTALGVSRDDAARFLGQYVDKGIYPRDPFVSLDIEGVGQLIEIAVEKGRATRPDIKLGICGEHGGDPASIAFCDHVGLDYVSASPYRVPIARLAAAQAALKS is encoded by the coding sequence ATGACCCAATATGTTTACAAATTTGGCGGCGGCGTGGCCGAGGGGAGTGCGGATGATCGCAATCTGCTTGGTGGCAAGGGCGCGAATCTCGCGGAAATGGCGGCGATTGGCCTGCCGGTGCCGCCGGGCTTCACCATCTCGACCGAGATGTGCACCCGCTATTATGATGATGGCGAGCGCTTCCCCGAAAGCCTGAAGGCCGATGTCGCCGCGGGCGTCAAACATATCGAGGCGATTACCGGCAAAAGCTTTGGCGGCGCCGATGATCCGCTGCTGGTCTCGGTGCGCTCGGGCGCGCGGGTGTCGATGCCGGGGATGATGGACACGGTGCTCAATCTTGGCCTGAATGACGCCACCGTTGCCGGGCTGGCGAGCATTTCTGGCGATGAGCGTTTCGCCTGGGACAGCTATCGCCGCTTCATCCAGATGTATTCCGATGTGGTGCTCGGTCTGGAGCATGACCTGTTTGAGGAAGCGCTGGAAATCATCAAGGAAGACAATGGCTTCTTCCTCGATACCGAGATGGAATCGAGCCACTGGCAGGCGCTGGTCGGCGAGTATAAAGAGATTGTCGAGCGCGAATGGGGCAAGCCTTTCCCGCAGGATGCCGAGGAACAGCTTTGGGGGGCGATCTCGGCGGTGTTCGGGTCATGGCAGTCGGAGCGGGCCAAGGTCTATCGCCGGTTGAATGATATTCCCGCCGACTGGGGCACCGCGGTTAATGTGCAGGCGATGGTGTTCGGCAATATGGGCGAAACCTCGGCCACCGGCGTGGCCTTTACCCGCAACCCGTCTGATGGCACGCATGCCTATTATGGCGAATGGCTAGTCAATGCGCAGGGCGAGGATGTCGTCGCCGGTATCCGCACGCCGCAATATCTGACCAAAGCCGCGCGCGAAGAGGCGGGGGCCAAGCCGCTCTCCATGGAAGAGGCGATGCCCGAAACCTATGCCGAGCTTGCGCGGGTGTTTGATCTGCTTGAAGCGCATTATCGCGATATGCAGGATATTGAGTTCACCGTGGAGCGCGGCCAGCTATGGATGCTGCAGACCCGCAGCGGCAAGCGCACCGCCAAGGCAGCGCTGAAGATCGCGGTCGATATGGCAGGCGAGGGCCTGATCAGCGAGCAGGAAGCCGTGCTGCGCGTCGATCCGATGGCGCTCGATCAGCTGCTGCACCCGACGCTCGACCCGGATGCCGCGCGCGATGTACTGACCAACGGCCTGCCGGCATCGCCCGGCGCGGCGTCTGGTGTGATCGTGTTCGATGCCGATACCGCCGAGCGCCGCAACGAGATGGGCGACAGCGTGATATTGGTGCGCGTTGAGACATCGCCGGAAGATATTCACGGCATGCATGCGGCCAAGGGCATTTTGACTGCGCGCGGCGGCATGACCAGCCACGCCGCCGTGGTAGCGCGCGGCATGGGGCGGCCCTGTGTCTCGGGTGCGGGTGGTCTCACCATCGATGCCAAGGCGGGGACGCTGACGATTACAGGGCGTGAATTCCGCGAGGGCGATGTGCTGACCATTGACGGCTCGACCGGCGAAGTGATGGCGGGCGAAGTGCCGACGATCCAACCCGAGCTGGTCGGCGATTTTGGCACGTTGATGGGCTGGGCCGACAAGGTGCGCCGTCTCGCGGTGCGCACCAATGCCGAGACGCCGCTCGATTGCCAGACCGCGCGCGATTTCGGTGCGGAGGGCATTGGCCTGTGCCGCACCGAGCATATGTTCTTTGACAGTGCCCGGATTACCGCAGTGCGCCAGATGATCCTGGCCGAGAATGAAGAGGGCCGCCGCGCGGCGCTGGCGAAATTGCTGCCCGAACAGCGCGCCGATTTTGCCCGGATTTTCGAGATCATGGTCGGCCTGCCGGTGACGATCCGCCTGCTCGATCCGCCGCTGCATGAATTCCTGCCGCATGGTGAGGCGGAATTCGCCGAAGTGGCCGAAGCGGCTGACGTGGGCGTCGAAACACTCAAGCGCCGGGTTGCCGAGTTGCATGAATTCAACCCGATGCTTGGCCATCGCGGCTGTCGTCTCGGCGTGACCTATCCGGAAATATACGAGATGCAGGCGCGGGCGATCTTTGAAGCGGCGTGCGATGTTGCCGAGGCCAGCGGCGAAGCGCCGATCCCCGAGGTGATGATCCCGCTGGTCGCCACCCGCAAGGAACTGGCGCTGATGCGCGATGTTGTCGACAGCACCGCCAAGGCCGTCTTCGCCGAAAAGGGCCGTGAGATTGCCTATCTGGTCGGCACCATGATCGAACTGCCACGCGCCGCGCTGATGGCCGACCATATCGCCAATGAGGGCGAGTTTTTCAGCTTTGGAACCAATGACTTGACGCAGACAGCTCTGGGCGTTTCCCGCGATGATGCGGCGCGTTTCCTCGGCCAATATGTCGATAAAGGCATTTATCCGCGTGATCCGTTTGTCAGCCTGGATATTGAGGGTGTCGGCCAGTTGATCGAGATTGCGGTTGAGAAAGGCCGCGCCACCCGGCCCGATATCAAGCTCGGCATTTGCGGCGAGCATGGCGGCGATCCGGCGAGTATCGCGTTCTGCGATCATGTCGGCCTCGACTATGTCAGCGCCTCGCCCTATCGTGTGCCGATTGCGCGGCTGGCGGCGGCGCAGGCAGCGCTCAAAAGCTAA
- a CDS encoding DUF1214 domain-containing protein → MLRFLGYLLCILLGLGAGGGLAAWQLRNDSTTMGIANGPWKTAENIGSRYADMRTRAVVALRGLLALPDSEAVYYNAAVDSEGEALSGNCHYRVSGGALPARWWSVTAYDLDGYLLPNDSGHYSVGSGALPAEEQGNWSFVVGPDNTVASGGKWIEVVADAPFELTLRTYHPSKTLLEGKDSVTLPTVTRLACAQ, encoded by the coding sequence ATGCTGCGTTTTCTCGGCTATCTGTTGTGCATCCTTCTCGGCCTTGGTGCCGGTGGTGGTCTGGCGGCATGGCAGTTGCGCAATGACAGTACGACAATGGGCATCGCCAACGGCCCATGGAAAACCGCGGAGAATATCGGCAGCCGCTATGCCGATATGCGCACCCGTGCGGTTGTTGCGCTGCGTGGGCTGCTGGCGCTGCCCGATAGCGAGGCGGTCTATTACAATGCGGCGGTCGATAGCGAAGGCGAGGCGCTGAGCGGCAATTGTCACTATCGCGTCAGCGGCGGCGCGCTGCCCGCGCGCTGGTGGAGCGTCACCGCCTATGATCTTGACGGCTATCTGCTTCCCAATGATAGCGGTCATTACTCGGTGGGCAGCGGCGCATTGCCAGCGGAGGAGCAAGGGAATTGGTCGTTCGTCGTTGGCCCTGACAACACGGTCGCATCGGGTGGCAAGTGGATAGAAGTCGTGGCGGATGCACCGTTTGAATTGACGCTGCGCACCTATCACCCGTCAAAAACGTTGCTTGAGGGCAAGGACAGCGTAACCTTGCCGACCGTCACCCGGCTGGCATGCGCCCAATGA
- a CDS encoding DUF1254 domain-containing protein — MRPQSIVFGVMLLLASGIGGYFGVFSQAPSYIMGRAWDSITERVGEPNVMSHVPLVDASSRDVVRPSPDLLYSICPFDLHKAPLRVHAEAVPDHYWSLTVFDEETNAVYVRSDRDTGGESIDVVVGRFDQLVNKTGEKVQVPGNKGIALVRVLMKDRSEFDAIDPIRSKSTCEPIVLR, encoded by the coding sequence ATGAGGCCGCAAAGCATAGTCTTCGGCGTCATGCTGCTGCTGGCTTCGGGCATCGGCGGCTATTTTGGCGTATTCAGCCAGGCACCAAGCTACATCATGGGCCGAGCCTGGGACAGCATTACCGAACGCGTGGGCGAGCCCAATGTCATGTCGCATGTGCCGCTGGTTGATGCCTCATCACGTGATGTCGTGCGGCCCAGTCCCGATCTGCTCTATTCCATCTGCCCCTTTGATCTGCACAAGGCGCCTTTGCGGGTTCATGCCGAGGCTGTGCCCGATCATTATTGGTCACTGACGGTGTTCGATGAGGAAACCAATGCCGTCTATGTCCGCAGCGACCGCGATACGGGCGGCGAATCGATAGATGTTGTCGTTGGCCGCTTTGATCAGCTGGTCAACAAGACCGGCGAGAAGGTGCAGGTGCCCGGCAATAAGGGCATCGCGCTGGTGCGGGTGCTGATGAAGGATCGCAGCGAATTTGATGCGATTGACCCGATCCGCAGCAAATCGACGTGCGAGCCGATTGTGCTGCGCTAA